Proteins encoded by one window of Rouxiella chamberiensis:
- a CDS encoding tyrosine-type recombinase/integrase, producing the protein MALSDTKLRSINGKPYSGPAEVTDADGLGARISPTGTIAFQYRFRWQGKPARVTIGRYPSTTLKDARITVGELRALYMKGVHPKTYFSGSTGELTLKDCLDYWWEKYVSGLKENTRILYKSVVYNTMYSEFPDTPVANIPISMWVKFFDKQESLNKKKARVLLTQLRSVINWCISRQIIPSCELTKLSVKNIGKKADVGDRVLTYSELAKIWLGLENSKIASSNKMLHQLLLLWGARLSELRLSTIGEFNMEDLIWTTPSIHSKMGNVIRRPIFEQIQPSIERLLNSGNKILFPGQELDKAIDRSSSNTYMKKFRATLDIPEWRTHDFRRSLVTNLSSEGVMPHVTEKMLGHELGGVMAVYNKHDWMEEQRKAYELYADKIFWHVKKLG; encoded by the coding sequence GTGGCATTAAGCGATACCAAACTTAGAAGTATAAACGGGAAACCCTACAGTGGACCTGCAGAGGTAACCGACGCCGATGGTCTGGGGGCCAGGATATCCCCTACTGGGACGATAGCATTCCAGTATCGTTTCAGGTGGCAGGGAAAGCCAGCTCGCGTAACTATTGGTCGCTATCCCTCTACTACACTCAAAGACGCCCGGATAACTGTCGGTGAGTTGCGCGCATTGTACATGAAGGGGGTTCACCCAAAAACCTATTTCTCTGGATCCACTGGAGAACTAACACTGAAAGATTGCTTGGACTATTGGTGGGAAAAATACGTTAGTGGACTCAAAGAAAATACTCGGATTTTGTACAAATCAGTTGTCTACAACACGATGTACTCTGAATTTCCAGACACACCTGTTGCAAATATTCCTATCTCAATGTGGGTGAAGTTTTTTGACAAGCAAGAATCTTTGAACAAAAAGAAGGCGCGGGTTTTACTCACTCAGTTACGTTCAGTCATTAATTGGTGTATTAGTAGGCAAATAATACCGTCATGTGAGCTAACCAAGCTTAGTGTAAAAAATATCGGCAAAAAGGCGGATGTCGGCGATCGCGTACTCACGTACTCGGAACTGGCTAAGATATGGTTGGGACTTGAGAACAGCAAAATTGCTTCATCTAACAAAATGTTACATCAGTTACTTCTTTTATGGGGCGCTAGGCTTTCCGAATTGCGACTTTCCACCATTGGAGAATTCAATATGGAAGACCTTATATGGACCACTCCATCGATACACTCAAAAATGGGAAATGTCATTCGTAGACCAATCTTCGAGCAAATCCAACCGTCTATCGAAAGGCTACTTAATTCCGGTAATAAAATTCTTTTCCCAGGCCAAGAGTTAGACAAAGCGATAGACAGATCATCCTCAAACACTTACATGAAGAAGTTTAGGGCAACACTTGATATTCCTGAATGGAGGACTCACGACTTTCGCCGCTCGCTGGTAACGAATCTGTCCAGTGAAGGTGTAATGCCCCATGTTACTGAAAAGATGCTTGGACATGAGTTAGGTGGTGTCATGGCTGTATATAATAAACATGACTGGATGGAAGAACAGCGCAAAGCCTATGAACTCTACGCTGATAAAATTTTCTGGCACGTTAAGAAACTCGGTTGA
- a CDS encoding helix-turn-helix transcriptional regulator, whose product MKKKPLSSEQIADAQRLKSLYEAKKKSLGLSQGFIADELNMGQSAVNALLNGVNALNTSNAATFAKILQVSVGDFSPSLAEEIAIMAKSLSADEFEYAGKPRLGLIPVVGEAILGVDGMIDMVEIPAGWLQIYSTDKDAYGLKVKGDSMHPRIQSGEFVVIEPNTHVHSGDEVFVRTLDGHNMIKIMTKTRDGSYQFSSINNEHKPITLDANEVQKMHFVSAIVKATRYMDHDEIPPKHSPN is encoded by the coding sequence ATGAAAAAGAAACCCTTATCCTCAGAGCAAATCGCTGATGCTCAGCGCCTTAAGTCGCTATATGAAGCGAAAAAGAAATCTTTGGGTTTATCTCAAGGTTTTATTGCTGACGAATTGAACATGGGGCAAAGCGCAGTAAATGCACTTTTAAATGGCGTCAACGCATTAAACACTAGTAATGCTGCGACATTTGCAAAAATCCTTCAGGTTTCAGTTGGTGATTTCAGTCCTTCATTAGCAGAAGAAATTGCGATTATGGCTAAGTCGTTGAGTGCGGATGAGTTTGAGTATGCAGGTAAGCCGCGCCTGGGTTTAATACCGGTCGTTGGAGAGGCTATCTTGGGAGTTGATGGCATGATCGACATGGTGGAGATACCGGCTGGATGGTTACAAATTTATAGTACCGATAAAGACGCTTATGGGCTTAAAGTCAAAGGTGACAGCATGCACCCTCGGATTCAATCGGGTGAGTTTGTGGTTATCGAACCAAACACTCATGTTCACTCAGGGGATGAGGTGTTTGTTCGTACTTTGGACGGCCACAACATGATAAAAATAATGACTAAAACTAGGGACGGAAGCTACCAGTTCTCTAGCATAAATAATGAACATAAGCCTATTACTTTAGATGCAAATGAAGTACAAAAAATGCACTTTGTGTCCGCAATAGTAAAAGCAACTCGCTATATGGATCACGACGAAATCCCGCCAAAGCACAGTCCTAACTAA
- a CDS encoding ATP-binding protein produces MNNQLSERRQELAEIATKQADLREERSFAQGKIGSLYSAYRNSETLQVTCPQHGEFEQQHIWMFFSGRESHKHSRCPHCLDQEAKDLKTRKQEIRIGELTENANIPPRFTGCDFDNFKVVNPNAGKNLGVMRAYAKAWPQMQSAGTSLILCGAPGTGKNHLAVSLAKEIIRSYQGDVLLTSVMRIIRAVRRSWDKASDQREEDVIDFYTSRDLLIIDEVGIQYGSDSEKIILFDILNTRYEEMLPTVLISNLPPADIAEVIGERLMDRMVEGEGATLVFDWESYRGKKGQ; encoded by the coding sequence ATGAATAATCAGCTTTCAGAAAGACGTCAGGAGCTGGCCGAGATCGCAACCAAGCAGGCAGACCTGCGTGAAGAACGTAGTTTTGCCCAAGGGAAAATTGGGTCGCTTTACAGCGCCTACCGGAACAGTGAGACGCTGCAAGTTACTTGCCCTCAACACGGTGAGTTTGAACAGCAGCATATCTGGATGTTCTTCTCCGGCCGAGAGTCGCACAAGCATTCCCGTTGCCCACACTGTCTGGATCAGGAAGCCAAAGACTTAAAAACCCGCAAACAGGAAATCCGGATCGGGGAGTTAACCGAGAATGCCAATATCCCGCCGCGCTTTACCGGCTGCGATTTTGACAATTTCAAAGTGGTTAATCCAAATGCCGGAAAAAACCTCGGTGTAATGCGTGCGTATGCAAAGGCGTGGCCGCAAATGCAAAGTGCAGGCACAAGCCTGATCCTTTGCGGCGCACCTGGCACCGGCAAGAATCACCTGGCCGTCTCGTTGGCCAAGGAGATAATCCGAAGCTATCAGGGCGACGTTCTTCTGACGTCGGTCATGCGGATAATTCGGGCAGTCAGGCGCAGTTGGGACAAGGCATCAGACCAGCGTGAAGAAGACGTGATTGATTTTTACACCAGCCGCGATTTGCTGATTATTGACGAGGTGGGCATCCAGTACGGCAGCGATTCCGAGAAGATTATTCTTTTCGACATCCTGAACACTCGCTACGAGGAGATGCTGCCCACAGTGCTGATTAGCAACCTCCCACCAGCAGATATTGCCGAGGTGATTGGCGAACGCCTGATGGATCGTATGGTTGAAGGCGAAGGCGCAACGCTGGTTTTTGATTGGGAAAGTTATCGTGGAAAAAAGGGGCAGTGA
- a CDS encoding type II toxin-antitoxin system HicA family toxin codes for MKQSEFRRWLESQGVEVYDGTKHLKLRFKGKRSVMPRHPGSELDDRLRKVILKQLGLK; via the coding sequence GTGAAGCAAAGCGAGTTCAGGCGGTGGCTTGAATCTCAAGGGGTAGAAGTTTACGACGGTACCAAACATCTAAAACTTCGATTCAAAGGCAAGCGTAGTGTGATGCCAAGACACCCCGGCTCTGAGTTAGATGACCGACTCAGAAAAGTGATTCTCAAGCAATTAGGCCTTAAATAA
- a CDS encoding host cell division inhibitor Icd-like protein, translating to MTMLKNSTDVLHIYVFASVLRSDCFAKPMMKRVVATSEIEARRQLSSKYVLSLSCRMPTYLGIKHERRFEN from the coding sequence ATGACTATGTTAAAAAATTCAACTGACGTTTTACACATATATGTTTTTGCTTCCGTACTTCGCTCTGACTGCTTCGCCAAGCCTATGATGAAGCGTGTGGTGGCTACAAGTGAAATCGAAGCTCGCCGCCAGCTGTCATCCAAATATGTTTTATCATTAAGTTGCCGAATGCCCACTTATTTGGGAATTAAACATGAAAGAAGATTTGAAAATTGA
- a CDS encoding lysozyme — translation MAMTTTLRNKVVAAAASAGGAVAIAVALLGGNDGVEGLRHYPYQDVGGVWTVCSGITGSDVVKGRYYSDAECDALLAKLLAPVKKAVDASVRVPIDDYTRAALYSFAYNVGVSAFKNSSLLRHLNAGNTAQACDDLRAWVYVNKQRNRGLINRREIDRQVCLMRRS, via the coding sequence ATGGCCATGACAACAACGCTTCGAAATAAAGTGGTAGCTGCTGCAGCCTCGGCTGGTGGCGCGGTCGCGATAGCCGTTGCGCTATTGGGCGGTAACGACGGAGTGGAAGGGTTGAGACATTACCCTTACCAAGATGTCGGCGGCGTCTGGACAGTATGCAGCGGCATTACAGGGTCGGATGTCGTCAAGGGGCGCTACTACTCGGATGCAGAATGCGACGCGTTACTGGCAAAGCTTCTCGCGCCGGTCAAAAAGGCGGTGGACGCATCGGTGAGGGTACCCATTGATGATTACACACGTGCCGCGCTCTACTCGTTTGCCTACAACGTCGGCGTGAGCGCCTTCAAGAATTCCTCTTTGCTGCGCCACCTGAACGCGGGGAACACGGCTCAGGCCTGTGACGATTTACGCGCATGGGTCTACGTCAATAAGCAGCGCAATCGCGGCCTGATTAACCGGCGTGAGATAGACCGGCAAGTTTGCCTAATGAGGCGGTCATGA
- a CDS encoding ORF6N domain-containing protein → MKTQLKPLEAKNLQVIEYRGQRVVTTEQMAAGYGASVKNIQDNFQNNRLRFVVEKHFFRVEGEELREFKNRPEIIGAVGKNARSLILWTERGAAYHSKMLETDRAWDYFNDLSEFYFTHRGTIAAPIDAMQLLNDPATLRNLLMNYSGDNERLKNQNKELSVTVESLEKHFAKGMTIPAFCKCLNGVNTSKVMWWAFGRDWIFNEQRDPEKDPRWRVASYARDKYLTEEETEIKPHGMEAFRKKTPVLLEKGCHRLYALYLKGELPMKVSWNGEFSHDKALYMSEVK, encoded by the coding sequence GTGAAAACTCAATTGAAGCCTTTAGAGGCCAAAAACCTGCAGGTTATCGAATATCGCGGCCAGCGCGTGGTAACGACCGAGCAAATGGCAGCTGGCTATGGTGCCAGCGTCAAAAACATTCAAGACAACTTTCAGAATAACCGGCTGCGTTTTGTAGTAGAAAAGCACTTCTTTCGTGTTGAGGGTGAGGAGCTACGTGAATTCAAGAACAGACCCGAAATAATCGGGGCTGTAGGTAAAAATGCACGAAGCCTGATTCTTTGGACGGAACGCGGCGCGGCCTACCATTCGAAGATGCTGGAAACAGATCGAGCGTGGGATTACTTCAACGATTTGAGTGAATTTTATTTCACGCACCGTGGAACTATTGCAGCACCTATCGATGCTATGCAGTTGCTCAATGACCCTGCAACACTGCGTAATTTATTGATGAATTACTCAGGCGATAATGAAAGGCTTAAAAACCAAAACAAAGAGTTGTCAGTAACGGTAGAGAGCCTGGAAAAGCATTTTGCCAAAGGGATGACTATACCGGCCTTCTGCAAGTGTCTTAATGGGGTAAACACCAGCAAAGTTATGTGGTGGGCGTTTGGACGCGACTGGATTTTCAATGAGCAACGTGATCCCGAGAAAGACCCACGCTGGCGTGTTGCCTCTTATGCGCGGGATAAATACCTCACCGAGGAGGAAACGGAGATTAAGCCGCATGGCATGGAGGCTTTTCGAAAGAAAACCCCTGTTCTTTTGGAAAAGGGGTGTCACCGGCTGTATGCCCTGTATCTGAAAGGTGAATTGCCGATGAAGGTGTCATGGAACGGTGAATTCAGCCATGACAAAGCTCTCTATATGTCGGAGGTAAAATAA
- a CDS encoding antiterminator Q family protein encodes MRDIQMVLARWGAWAASGETNHGYPRTAAGLSRLLPATRAGRVSCCDDDGMQINEAMIRLSKKDEYLCSLIEWYYIDNLNLRVMGKKLGISYNTVAMRLQTAEGFIDGCLWALNIRLEMDRECRRENVLVEKLKRVAS; translated from the coding sequence ATGCGAGACATTCAGATGGTACTGGCGCGATGGGGCGCATGGGCAGCAAGTGGGGAAACTAATCATGGATACCCACGAACCGCAGCAGGGCTTTCAAGGCTGCTTCCGGCCACACGCGCAGGGCGGGTTTCATGCTGTGACGACGACGGCATGCAGATTAATGAGGCGATGATTCGCCTGAGCAAAAAAGATGAATACCTGTGCTCATTAATCGAGTGGTATTACATCGACAATCTCAACCTGAGAGTGATGGGTAAGAAGCTGGGGATTTCATATAACACGGTTGCCATGCGTTTGCAGACAGCAGAAGGCTTTATTGACGGTTGCCTGTGGGCGTTGAATATCCGGCTTGAGATGGATAGAGAATGCCGAAGAGAAAATGTTCTGGTTGAAAAGCTTAAAAGAGTTGCGTCATGA
- a CDS encoding DUF4222 domain-containing protein, with product MPNLIQTLDRRYRDPRGVIVRVIAFDRINQRVIFMREGWPDECFRPLKDFQDNFVRVDQ from the coding sequence ATGCCTAATTTAATACAAACTCTTGACCGTAGGTATCGTGACCCACGAGGAGTGATTGTGCGGGTGATTGCGTTCGATCGTATCAACCAAAGAGTGATTTTTATGCGTGAAGGTTGGCCCGATGAATGTTTTCGACCACTTAAAGATTTTCAAGATAACTTCGTGAGGGTTGATCAATGA
- a CDS encoding replicative DNA helicase, whose product MSSIWRDEDIEGAVIGGIFQRGEEPEVMEILDTVPASHFGNWQYQQIFEGIRTQAKGKGVIDPYLLCESLPQHEAAILEASSKLWAKSSLRHYIDVLKRNATLRMAESSLEVSLNRIKTATSSEQAIGLLDELKAQINALDTVQEELRAIHINELLPKITDRLQEKMDGHAEGRTLLTGLEELDTLTGGLDQTDLVVLAARPSMGKTELVLNIIDRVTEQGHGILFFSMEMGAIQIAERQVAGAGQFSTSKLKSPDKLEDEDWARIASGIGRMTDRNIWIIDATNLTAEQIKQRAIKHKLEFPQTALVAVDYVGLVKTQGKGRHDLEVGEISKTLKSLAKTNKTPVVALSQLSRGVESRPNKRPVNADLKNSGEIEADADIIMMLYRDEVYNPESPARGIAEINVTKNRNGALGTVYRGFRLGHFYPIDQAEADNLSREQPQDNNRRYRDGRAA is encoded by the coding sequence ATGAGCAGTATTTGGCGTGATGAAGATATCGAAGGTGCGGTGATTGGCGGCATCTTCCAGCGAGGCGAAGAGCCGGAGGTAATGGAAATTCTGGACACAGTGCCAGCCTCCCACTTTGGCAATTGGCAGTATCAGCAAATTTTTGAAGGCATTCGGACTCAGGCTAAAGGCAAGGGCGTGATTGATCCGTACCTCCTGTGTGAGTCATTGCCGCAGCACGAGGCAGCGATCCTCGAAGCCAGCAGCAAGCTCTGGGCCAAATCCTCTCTACGTCATTACATCGACGTCTTGAAACGCAATGCCACGCTTAGAATGGCGGAAAGTAGTTTGGAGGTGTCCTTGAACCGCATTAAAACGGCCACCAGCAGCGAGCAGGCGATAGGGTTACTGGACGAGCTTAAAGCCCAAATAAACGCACTGGATACCGTTCAGGAAGAATTACGGGCTATCCACATCAATGAACTGCTACCGAAAATTACCGACCGGCTGCAGGAGAAGATGGACGGACACGCCGAGGGCCGCACGCTACTGACCGGCCTTGAAGAACTTGACACGCTTACCGGCGGTCTGGATCAGACGGATTTGGTGGTGCTGGCCGCAAGGCCCTCGATGGGCAAAACCGAACTGGTGCTGAATATCATCGACAGGGTGACCGAGCAAGGTCATGGCATTCTCTTTTTCAGCATGGAAATGGGCGCAATTCAGATTGCAGAACGTCAGGTGGCTGGCGCGGGACAATTCTCGACCTCGAAACTCAAGTCTCCGGACAAGCTTGAAGACGAAGACTGGGCGCGTATTGCCAGCGGCATTGGCCGAATGACGGACCGCAACATCTGGATTATCGACGCCACGAACCTGACAGCTGAACAAATTAAACAGCGTGCCATCAAGCACAAACTGGAGTTTCCTCAAACGGCGCTGGTGGCCGTGGACTATGTTGGACTCGTTAAAACGCAAGGTAAGGGCCGTCACGATCTGGAAGTGGGCGAGATATCGAAAACGCTCAAGTCGCTGGCGAAGACCAACAAAACGCCGGTCGTTGCCCTCAGCCAGCTTTCTCGCGGCGTGGAGTCGCGCCCGAACAAGCGGCCGGTCAATGCCGACCTCAAAAACTCGGGTGAGATTGAAGCAGACGCAGACATCATCATGATGCTTTACCGCGATGAGGTTTATAACCCCGAAAGTCCGGCGCGCGGCATTGCCGAAATCAACGTGACCAAAAATCGTAACGGGGCGCTGGGCACCGTTTACCGAGGTTTCCGCCTTGGGCACTTTTACCCGATTGATCAGGCGGAGGCCGACAACCTCAGCAGAGAACAGCCACAAGATAATAATCGCCGTTACCGCGATGGGAGAGCAGCATAA
- a CDS encoding helix-turn-helix domain-containing protein → MRTDNIEHKTLFTIPTASFSTAMAVPKALPPQEVVTGHKQTDAYLWILKVIRLNEPAHLDAAEEALGKLKISPKDAQQRYIDYLHRTGAHPLQIAFGTMSMDNPAGYIKAAKKAIETASSVRNIFGSYEAALEKTQAEKMMLVGELAEIYEPFYYWNEQEKLEECMYGQRIIETMALRKATSKGFANVLPTPNSISDVVKEILYWRWLHEMRRTGL, encoded by the coding sequence ATGCGCACTGACAACATCGAACATAAAACACTCTTTACAATTCCAACTGCCTCTTTCAGCACGGCTATGGCAGTACCAAAAGCTTTGCCTCCTCAAGAAGTGGTGACCGGTCACAAGCAAACGGATGCTTACCTCTGGATTTTGAAAGTTATCAGGCTCAACGAACCTGCACATCTGGATGCGGCAGAAGAGGCGCTGGGCAAGCTCAAAATCAGCCCGAAAGATGCCCAGCAGCGTTACATCGATTATCTGCACAGGACGGGTGCTCACCCCTTGCAAATTGCTTTTGGCACGATGTCTATGGATAACCCAGCTGGCTACATCAAGGCAGCCAAAAAAGCTATTGAGACGGCCAGTAGCGTGAGGAACATTTTCGGCAGTTATGAGGCGGCATTGGAGAAAACGCAGGCCGAAAAAATGATGCTGGTGGGAGAACTGGCGGAAATTTATGAGCCATTTTATTACTGGAATGAACAAGAGAAACTTGAAGAATGCATGTACGGCCAGCGCATTATTGAAACTATGGCTCTGCGAAAGGCAACCTCAAAAGGTTTTGCTAACGTTCTGCCAACCCCAAATTCAATTTCGGACGTAGTGAAAGAGATTCTTTACTGGCGGTGGCTCCATGAGATGCGAAGAACCGGCTTATGA
- a CDS encoding type II toxin-antitoxin system HicB family antitoxin produces the protein MRYPVTLEPDNGVYLVQFPDIPEALTQGGSREEALEMALDALVTSFEFYFEDSEKVPAPSAVTGDYVEVPASVTAKVIMLNAFIDSGLTQIQLANAMGVKKQEVTRLFDLQHSTKIDTIQKALSALGKQLELVAV, from the coding sequence ATGCGATACCCAGTAACCTTAGAACCCGATAACGGCGTATACCTTGTGCAGTTTCCCGACATCCCCGAAGCTTTAACGCAGGGAGGATCACGGGAAGAAGCCTTGGAAATGGCGCTCGATGCTTTGGTAACATCCTTTGAGTTTTACTTTGAGGATAGTGAAAAGGTTCCAGCGCCAAGCGCCGTGACAGGTGATTATGTTGAGGTGCCTGCCAGCGTGACAGCCAAAGTGATAATGCTGAACGCTTTCATTGATTCAGGATTGACGCAAATTCAGTTGGCGAACGCGATGGGCGTGAAAAAGCAGGAAGTGACCAGGTTGTTTGACCTGCAGCATTCCACCAAGATTGACACTATCCAAAAGGCTCTTTCGGCCTTGGGAAAGCAACTTGAACTTGTCGCTGTCTGA
- a CDS encoding HNH endonuclease signature motif containing protein, translated as MMKEPRIYGSRWNKARLTFLRDNPLCVMCQEQRRVTAATVVDHKVPHKLKAAMKSGDSLAVKKAQKLFWDKGNWQALCDTHHSATKQRMEKSGVVIGCDASGYPLDPNLHWSK; from the coding sequence ATCATGAAAGAGCCAAGAATATACGGCAGTCGATGGAACAAGGCGCGACTGACCTTTCTTCGTGACAACCCCCTGTGTGTGATGTGTCAGGAGCAACGACGCGTTACTGCCGCGACCGTAGTGGACCACAAGGTGCCGCACAAGCTTAAGGCCGCCATGAAGTCAGGCGACTCTTTGGCTGTGAAGAAGGCTCAGAAACTTTTCTGGGACAAGGGCAACTGGCAGGCACTCTGCGATACCCACCATAGCGCCACCAAGCAGCGCATGGAAAAGAGCGGCGTTGTCATCGGCTGTGATGCCAGCGGCTACCCTTTAGACCCAAACTTACACTGGAGTAAGTGA
- a CDS encoding terminase large subunit produces MTRGERVIAFIERYCVVPEGKLIGQPMRLDDFQKDFILAVYDNPVGTDMAILSIARKNGKTGLIAGILLAHLVGPEAVQNSQIVSGALSREQASIVFNLAVKMVNLNPDLQEIVHITPSGKKLIGLPCNVEYKALSAEGKTTHGLSPILAILDETGQVRGSQDDFIDAITTAQGAHENPLLIVISTQAANDADLLSIWIDDAVKSADPHIVCHVYEAPKDADISKRDSWLAANPALGTFRSEKDMARQAEKAGRMPSFENTFRNLNLNQRVSTVSPFISRSVWESCGEPPVNTSRKWFAGLDLSARNDLTALVIAGPDDDGIWDIFPFFWTPEKTLVERAKTDRAPYDVWVKQGFLRTTPGASVDYSFVVNEIAEILGEFDLTSMAFDRWRIEQFKKDCDNIGLTLPLVQFGQGFKDMGPAVDTLESLMLNGRVRHGMHPVLTMCAVNAVVVKDAAGNRKLDKSKATGRIDGMVGLTMSVGAANGEVTEQGGDFEDFIFKPLSM; encoded by the coding sequence ATGACGCGAGGTGAGCGTGTAATAGCGTTCATCGAACGTTATTGCGTAGTGCCGGAGGGTAAGTTAATCGGGCAACCGATGCGGCTGGATGATTTCCAGAAAGATTTTATCCTCGCCGTCTACGACAATCCCGTCGGCACGGATATGGCAATTTTGAGCATTGCCCGAAAAAATGGAAAGACGGGGCTGATTGCCGGCATTCTTCTCGCCCACCTGGTGGGGCCGGAGGCGGTACAGAACTCGCAGATTGTCAGCGGGGCTTTGAGTCGTGAGCAGGCATCCATTGTTTTCAATCTGGCCGTGAAAATGGTTAACCTGAATCCCGACCTTCAGGAAATCGTTCATATCACGCCCAGCGGTAAAAAGCTTATCGGTCTGCCCTGCAACGTCGAATATAAGGCGCTGTCTGCAGAAGGCAAAACCACACACGGTCTTTCTCCCATTCTGGCGATTCTGGACGAAACCGGTCAGGTGCGTGGTTCACAGGATGACTTCATCGATGCCATTACCACGGCGCAGGGTGCACACGAAAACCCTCTGCTGATTGTGATTAGCACGCAGGCTGCAAACGACGCCGACCTACTGAGCATCTGGATTGACGATGCGGTCAAATCCGCCGATCCCCATATCGTGTGCCACGTGTACGAAGCGCCCAAAGATGCCGACATTAGTAAGCGAGACAGCTGGCTGGCAGCAAATCCGGCGCTGGGCACGTTCAGGTCGGAAAAAGATATGGCGCGGCAGGCGGAGAAGGCAGGCCGCATGCCGAGTTTTGAAAATACCTTCCGAAACCTGAATCTTAATCAGCGCGTGTCTACGGTTTCCCCGTTTATCTCCCGCAGCGTGTGGGAGTCGTGCGGTGAACCACCGGTCAACACTTCACGCAAGTGGTTTGCGGGGCTGGATTTGTCGGCGCGTAATGACCTTACTGCGCTGGTTATTGCCGGTCCAGACGATGACGGGATTTGGGACATTTTCCCGTTTTTCTGGACGCCAGAAAAAACGCTGGTGGAGCGTGCCAAGACAGACCGTGCGCCCTACGACGTATGGGTTAAGCAGGGCTTCCTACGAACCACACCTGGTGCGTCGGTCGATTACTCCTTTGTCGTCAATGAAATCGCCGAAATTCTTGGCGAGTTCGACCTGACGTCGATGGCCTTCGACCGTTGGCGCATCGAGCAATTCAAAAAAGATTGCGACAACATTGGGCTGACGCTTCCGCTTGTCCAGTTCGGTCAGGGCTTCAAGGACATGGGACCGGCGGTCGATACCCTTGAATCACTGATGCTGAATGGAAGGGTGCGACACGGAATGCATCCGGTGCTGACCATGTGTGCCGTTAACGCCGTAGTAGTCAAGGACGCTGCAGGAAACCGAAAATTGGACAAGTCAAAGGCGACCGGCCGCATTGACGGCATGGTGGGGCTGACAATGTCAGTAGGTGCCGCAAATGGTGAAGTCACCGAACAAGGTGGTGATTTCGAGGACTTCATATTCAAACCGTTGAGCATGTGA
- a CDS encoding Cro/CI family transcriptional regulator, whose translation MKRIPLSVFVKEHGQVNTANMLGVRQSAINKALKYKRNILITQHENGEIDAEEWRKFPSQLPRGKIPNA comes from the coding sequence ATGAAAAGAATACCTCTTTCAGTTTTTGTCAAAGAGCATGGGCAAGTTAACACTGCAAATATGCTTGGTGTAAGACAAAGTGCGATAAACAAGGCATTGAAATACAAGAGAAATATATTAATCACTCAACATGAAAATGGTGAGATCGACGCAGAAGAATGGAGGAAGTTTCCAAGTCAATTACCTAGAGGCAAAATTCCTAATGCCTAA
- a CDS encoding phage holin produces the protein MPDKIASVTTYCVSGSLVCGGSVAQWFSQIDWNKVAVIVGILIAVATYLTNAYYKSRAVKAYEASLKQGLITPPPQQD, from the coding sequence ATGCCAGACAAAATCGCATCGGTAACGACCTACTGCGTGTCAGGCAGTCTTGTTTGCGGAGGTAGCGTGGCTCAGTGGTTCAGCCAGATCGACTGGAACAAGGTAGCCGTGATCGTGGGGATACTTATCGCGGTAGCTACTTACCTGACGAACGCCTACTACAAATCACGCGCCGTCAAAGCTTATGAAGCCTCGCTAAAGCAGGGGCTGATAACCCCGCCGCCGCAACAGGACTGA